In a genomic window of Amphiprion ocellaris isolate individual 3 ecotype Okinawa chromosome 13, ASM2253959v1, whole genome shotgun sequence:
- the adam19b gene encoding disintegrin and metalloproteinase domain-containing protein 19, protein MRPGARPPPPAPPRLLLLLDAVRFSLCFVLFLHCVEAAAASEGAVYNAGENTQDSQRSILQHVQSYEITYPIWLHPLRHKRSANKEHPAEEQVLISAEGQELRLQLEKNEQLLATGYQEIWYTPDGVRKSSSRAKTGQCFYHGKVLGMEGSSVAVSTCSGLRGLISLNTSVSYLIEPLPASADPQRHAVFRAESLHLPRGSCLHHHGNNEHEDELNDFIHGMMSPRSTREKRELSQNMKYVELLIVADKAEFEKHGSDLEKTKLKLLEAANLVDKYYKALSIRVALIGLEVWTSQDMISVSDNPHGTLAAFLSWRRRQLHALPNDNAQLITGRPFQGTTIGLAPLKAMCSDYQSGGVNTDHSESAVGVAATMAHEMGHNFGMSHDSAGCCQARAEDGGCIMAAATGHPFPRVFNACNMKELKSYLSSGGGKCLFNLPNTRAMYGGQRCGNGYLEDGEECDCGEEEECTSPCCNANNCTLKAGAECAHGVCCQNCKLKSPGVLCRAPSGPCDLPEYCDGKAESCPANFYLVDGTSCAGGQAYCYTGMCLTLEQQCRSLWGRDGRPAPDLCFKKVNEAGDMYGNCGKDLQGKYRSCKERDAKCGKIQCSASASKPIENNAVRIETTVSVGSRKVQCLGTHVYKLGQGDEEPQSDTLDPGLVMTGTKCGEDLICFNGECRNASFLRADECNTKCHGHGLCNNNHNCHCDSGWAPPRCDQKGSGGSLDSGPVISHSSLLPVLLVLPLALFVVLAAVGLWCCYKHKLRPLKSSAPPPVPDCSVPIEGKPLYTDDNVNGHTNPTFLLKKQDSDQLGKPSPRPSPSCPARPRHAIVRPAVKPPPIPAYAHIQPAAPPQRKYSPQDYTPPPLKSAQASPPLSGPSMDPKNQPSAIPKHRPEPPNRPPPPCPVNRPSGGQQHVKDLQVTTNALPRGKAALAPSAGQKKPNRA, encoded by the exons ATGCGTCCTGGAGcgcgtcctcctcctcctgcgcctcctcgtcttcttctgctgctcgATGCTGTGCGGTTCTCGCTGTGTTTCGTACTTTTCCTGCACTGTGTCgaggctgctgctgcatctgaaGGCGCTGTTTACAATG CTGGAGAGAACACACAGGATTCACAGAGGAGCATCCTGCAGCACGTCCAGAGTTACGAGATTACTTATCCCATTTGGCTGCATCCCCTCAGACACAAGAGGTCTGCCAACAAAGAG CACCCAGCAGAAGAACAGGTTCTAATCTCAGCTGAGGGCCAGGAGCTCAGACTACAGCTGGAGAAAAATGA GCAGCTGTTGGCCACTGGATATCAGGAAATATGGTACACGCCTGACGGAGTTCGCAAGTCCTCTTCTCGTGCCAAAACT GGACAGTGTTTCTACCATGGCAAGGTTCTGGGCATGGAAGGTTCCAGCGTTGCTGTCAGCACTTGTTCAGGACTCAG GGGACTGATTTCTCTGAACACAAGCGTCAGCTACCTGATAGAGCCTCTTCCTGCTTCCGCGGATCCTCAGCGACATGCTGTGTTCAGAGCCGAAAGCCTCCACCTACCCAGGGGTAGCTGCCtccatcaccatggcaacaacgAGCATGAGGATGAGCTGAATGACTTCATCCATGGAATGATGTCACCGCGGAGCACGAGG gAGAAAAGGGAACTGAGTCAGAATATGAAGTATGTGGAGCTTCTGATAGTGGCAGACAAGGCTGAG TTTGAGAAGCATGGCAGTGATCTCGAGAAGACCAAACTGAAATTACTAGAGGCAGCCAACTTAGTTGACAAG TACTACAAGGCTTTGAGTATCCGCGTGGCGTTAATCGGTCTGGAGGTTTGGACCAGCCAGGACATGATCAGCGTGTCTGATAACCCACATGGCACTCTGGCGGCATTCCTGTCTTGGAGACGCAGACAGCTCCACGCTCTCCCCAACGACAACGCTCAGCTTATCAC GGGGAGGCCGTTCCAGGGCACCACAATCGGGCTGGCACCTCTCAAAGCCATGTGCTCCGACTACCAGTCTGGTGGAGTGAACACG GATCACTCAGAGTCAGCAGTTGGTGTTGCCGCCACCATGGCACATGAGATGGGCCACAATTTCGGTATGAGTCACGACAGTGCAGGCTGCTGCCAGGCGAGAGCTGAAGACGGAGGCTGTATCATGGCTGCTGCTACTGG GCATCCATTTCCACGAGTCTTTAATGCTTGTAACATGAAGGAGCTGAAGAGCTACCTGAGCTCTGGAGGAGGGAAGTGTCTCTTCAACTTGCCAAACACCAGAGCGATGTATGGAGGGCAGCGCTGTGGTAACGGCTACctggaggatggagaggaatGTGACTGTGGAGAAGAAGAG GAGTGCACCAGTCCCTGCTGCAACGCCAACAACTGCACCCTGAAAGCCGGAGCTGAGTGCGCCCATGGAGTCTGCTGTCAGAACTGCAAG CTGAAGAGCCCAGGTGTGCTGTGCCGTGCTCCCTCGGGGCCGTGCGACCTGCCCGAGTACTGTGATGGAAAGGCGGAGTCTTGTCCTGCTAATTTTTATCTGGTTGATGGTACATCGTGTGCAGGTGGGCAGGCGTACTGCTACACCGGCATGTGTCTGACCCTGGAGCAGCAGTGCCGCTCGCTCTGGGGACGAG ACGGTCGTCCGGCCCCTGACCTGTGCTTTAAGAAGGTGAACGAAGCCGGAGACATGTACGGGAACTGTGGCAAAGATCTGCAGGGCAAATACAGGAGCTGCAAGGAGAG GGATGCTAAATGTGGCAAGATCCAGTGCTCGGCTTCCGCCTCCAAGCCCATCGAGAACAACGCTGTTCGCATAGAAACCACAGTCAGTGTGGGCAGCAGGAAAGTCCAGTGTCTGGGGACTCATGTGTACAAGCTTGGCCAAGGAGACGAGGAACCACAGAGTGACACCTTGGATCCAGGCCTGGTTATGACGGGGACAAAGTGTGGTGAAGACTTG ATTTGCTTTAATGGAGAGTGCCGCAATGCATCTTTTCTCAGAGCCGACGAGTGCAACACCAAGTGCCACGGACATGGA CTGtgcaacaacaaccacaactgccaCTGTGACTCAGGATGGGCTCCTCCTCGGTGCGACCAGAAGGGGTCAGGAGGGAGCTTGGATAGCGGACCTGTCATCAGCCACA GCAGTCTCCTTCCAGTCCTGCTTGTTCTCCCTCTggctctttttgtggttttggctGCTGTTGGACTTTGGTGCTgctacaaacacaaactgcGCCCACTCAAATCATCTGCTCCACCACCGGTGCCAGA CTGTTCAGTACCTATTGAGGGGAAGCCTCTGTACACAGACGATAATGTCAACGGTCACACCAACCCAACATTCTTGCTAAAGAAACAGGACTCAGACCAGCTG GGTAAACCTTCTCCACGCCCGAGCCCATCTTGCCCAGCTCGGCCCAGACACGCTATCGTACGTCCAGCAGTGAAGCCTCCTCCGATACCAGCATACGCCCATATCCagcctgctgctcctcctcagAGAAAATACTCTCCTCAGGATTACACTCCTCCTCCTTTAAAGTCTGCACAGGCTTCTCCACCTCTTTCAGGACCTTCCATGGATCCCAAAAACCAGCCTTCAGCAATACCCAAACACCGCCCAGAACCCCCAAACAGACCTCCACCGCCCTGTCCTGTCAACAGACCATCAGGG GGACAGCAACATGTAAAAGATCTGCAGGTGACCACTAATGCCCTGCCgagaggaaaagcagctttggctccatctgctggacagAAAAAGCCAAACAG agCCTAA